The following are encoded together in the Zingiber officinale cultivar Zhangliang chromosome 8A, Zo_v1.1, whole genome shotgun sequence genome:
- the LOC122011925 gene encoding probable vacuolar amino acid transporter YPQ1 isoform X1, translated as MMDPEPRRCWSWYILQLTKIQYLVMCLPWFLVASGLVLASTPALTSRGFVEDDFAKVVDFFDMAVKLALKIKAEIKVYKMANSLARYSSCSEQKKPCVRWIDRYFNDCVCTAAGEFSFALGIVSLLCWGVAEIPQLVTNFQTKSAHGVSLALLLTWVVGDIFNLVGCLLEPVTLPTQLYTALLYTATTAVLVLQSLYYDYWVKWWKSRLVDAAEDGVEEEIRRPLNHSTKLEEEEEEPSRPIPTTAPAKAASRTDVHYTSARSLASSGTPSHGVSYLGFRSGPSAVSIFHDSSSDEDEDKPAPSQNTTAVSPSVSYGAFVASVVIGLPFQAKASMQRTILQDIELISSSEDGRVYGLILGWIMAAIYMGGRLPQIYLNMKRGSVEGLSPLMFIFAIIANATYVGSILVRSVEWERIKANAPWLLDAIVCVLLDLFIMAQFVYYKFGCRKEQWSMEEEDAAVKEKVLIV; from the exons ATGATGGATCCAGAGCCGAGAAGGTGCTGGAGTTGGTACATTTTGCAGCTAACAAAAATACAGTACCTGGTGATGTGTCTGCCATGGTTCCTGGTGGCATCAGGATTGGTATTGGCTTCG ACCCCAGCCCTCACATCAAGAGGATTTGTCGAAGATGATTTTGCTAAAGTTGTAGACTTCTTTGATATGGCTGTTAAATTGGCATTGAAAATCAAGGCTGAAATAAAAG TGTACAAGATGGCGAACTCTCTCGCGAGGTACTCTTCCTGTTCCGAGCAGAAGAAGCCCTGCGTCCGCTGGATCGACCGCTACTTCAACGACTGCGTCTGCACCGCCGCCGGCGAGTTCTCCTTCGCACTCGGCATCGTCAGTCTCCTCTGCTGGGGCGTCGCCGAAATCCCCCAGCTCGTCACCAACTTCCAGACCAAGTCCGCCCACGGCGTCTCCCTCGCCCTCCTCCTAACTTGGGTCGTcgg TGACATCTTCAATCTAGTTGGCTGCCTTCTTGAGCCAGTGACA TTACCTACGCAGCTTTATACGGCTCTg TTATACACAGCGACGACAGCGGTGCTGGTGCTTCAATCTCTGTACTACGACTACTGGGTGAAATGGTGGAAAAGCAGGCTTGTTGATGCCGCTGAAGATGGA gTGGAAGAGGAGATCAGAAGGCCTTTGAATCATAGTACAAagctggaggaggaggaggaggagccgaGCAGGCCCATTCCGACCACTGCGCCAGCTAAAGCAGCGTCGCGTACTGATGTACACTACAC GTCAGCAAGGTCATTGGCGAGCAGCGGAACCCCGTCGCACGGAGTGTCTTACCTCGGCTTCCGAAGCGGTCCTTCGGCGGTCTCCATCTTCCACGATTCGTCGTCCGATGAGGACGAGGACAAGCCAGCTCCGAGCCAAAACACCACCGCGGTGTCACCGTCA GTTAGCTATGGGGCTTTCGTTGCAAGTGTGGTAATTGGATTACCATTCCAAGCTAAAGCTTCGATGCAAAGAACAATTTTACAG GATATTGAGTTGATCAGTTCCTCTGAAGATGGCAGAGTTTATGGTCTTATATTAGGCTGGATTATGGCTGCAATTTATATGGGAGGCCGTTTGCCTCAAATCTACTTAAAC ATGAAGCGGGGAAGTGTCGAG GGATTAAGCCCTCTAATGTTCATTTTTGCAATCATCGCGAATGCAACTTATGTGGGAAG CATACTTGTAAGAAGCGTGGAGTGGGAAAGAATCAAAGCTAATGCACCTTGGTTGCTGGATGCAATAGTTTGCGTGTTACTGGATCTATTT ATCATGGCCCAATTTGTGTACTACAAGTTTGGTTGCAGAAAAGAACAGTGGAGTATGGAAGAGGAAGACGCCGCAGTGAAGGAAAAGGTTCTTATAGTTTGA
- the LOC122011925 gene encoding probable vacuolar amino acid transporter YPQ1 isoform X2: MMDPEPRRCWSWYILQLTKIQYLVMCLPWFLVASGLTPALTSRGFVEDDFAKVVDFFDMAVKLALKIKAEIKVYKMANSLARYSSCSEQKKPCVRWIDRYFNDCVCTAAGEFSFALGIVSLLCWGVAEIPQLVTNFQTKSAHGVSLALLLTWVVGDIFNLVGCLLEPVTLPTQLYTALLYTATTAVLVLQSLYYDYWVKWWKSRLVDAAEDGVEEEIRRPLNHSTKLEEEEEEPSRPIPTTAPAKAASRTDVHYTSARSLASSGTPSHGVSYLGFRSGPSAVSIFHDSSSDEDEDKPAPSQNTTAVSPSVSYGAFVASVVIGLPFQAKASMQRTILQDIELISSSEDGRVYGLILGWIMAAIYMGGRLPQIYLNMKRGSVEGLSPLMFIFAIIANATYVGSILVRSVEWERIKANAPWLLDAIVCVLLDLFIMAQFVYYKFGCRKEQWSMEEEDAAVKEKVLIV; the protein is encoded by the exons ATGATGGATCCAGAGCCGAGAAGGTGCTGGAGTTGGTACATTTTGCAGCTAACAAAAATACAGTACCTGGTGATGTGTCTGCCATGGTTCCTGGTGGCATCAGGATTG ACCCCAGCCCTCACATCAAGAGGATTTGTCGAAGATGATTTTGCTAAAGTTGTAGACTTCTTTGATATGGCTGTTAAATTGGCATTGAAAATCAAGGCTGAAATAAAAG TGTACAAGATGGCGAACTCTCTCGCGAGGTACTCTTCCTGTTCCGAGCAGAAGAAGCCCTGCGTCCGCTGGATCGACCGCTACTTCAACGACTGCGTCTGCACCGCCGCCGGCGAGTTCTCCTTCGCACTCGGCATCGTCAGTCTCCTCTGCTGGGGCGTCGCCGAAATCCCCCAGCTCGTCACCAACTTCCAGACCAAGTCCGCCCACGGCGTCTCCCTCGCCCTCCTCCTAACTTGGGTCGTcgg TGACATCTTCAATCTAGTTGGCTGCCTTCTTGAGCCAGTGACA TTACCTACGCAGCTTTATACGGCTCTg TTATACACAGCGACGACAGCGGTGCTGGTGCTTCAATCTCTGTACTACGACTACTGGGTGAAATGGTGGAAAAGCAGGCTTGTTGATGCCGCTGAAGATGGA gTGGAAGAGGAGATCAGAAGGCCTTTGAATCATAGTACAAagctggaggaggaggaggaggagccgaGCAGGCCCATTCCGACCACTGCGCCAGCTAAAGCAGCGTCGCGTACTGATGTACACTACAC GTCAGCAAGGTCATTGGCGAGCAGCGGAACCCCGTCGCACGGAGTGTCTTACCTCGGCTTCCGAAGCGGTCCTTCGGCGGTCTCCATCTTCCACGATTCGTCGTCCGATGAGGACGAGGACAAGCCAGCTCCGAGCCAAAACACCACCGCGGTGTCACCGTCA GTTAGCTATGGGGCTTTCGTTGCAAGTGTGGTAATTGGATTACCATTCCAAGCTAAAGCTTCGATGCAAAGAACAATTTTACAG GATATTGAGTTGATCAGTTCCTCTGAAGATGGCAGAGTTTATGGTCTTATATTAGGCTGGATTATGGCTGCAATTTATATGGGAGGCCGTTTGCCTCAAATCTACTTAAAC ATGAAGCGGGGAAGTGTCGAG GGATTAAGCCCTCTAATGTTCATTTTTGCAATCATCGCGAATGCAACTTATGTGGGAAG CATACTTGTAAGAAGCGTGGAGTGGGAAAGAATCAAAGCTAATGCACCTTGGTTGCTGGATGCAATAGTTTGCGTGTTACTGGATCTATTT ATCATGGCCCAATTTGTGTACTACAAGTTTGGTTGCAGAAAAGAACAGTGGAGTATGGAAGAGGAAGACGCCGCAGTGAAGGAAAAGGTTCTTATAGTTTGA